A DNA window from Paenibacillus andongensis contains the following coding sequences:
- a CDS encoding PAS domain S-box protein has translation MDMLSRTEPSFATVFEFTAMGMAIISLNGQWMKMNNSLSAITGYSEEELLDTDITSIFLPEETDKLLGLLEHLLSGELRSFQIEQSMKSKEGTIIRVECGISLIKNSDNEPLYYMAQMKDLSKKSEMERKLAESEQRYNSLIEHNPAGIITSDLNGLIISVNPAMERILGYTKMDMVGRSIHHFWEQEDQVRYPTASVLLQTDNYMLRVTHKSGDKIELGLKNVPIIVNGITEGVYIIARDITQHNKDRESLRVAQQDLHDTVRRQQGMTMKFRQMRGKFIHTLCDGELLYRLGYKPSNILGNGLYEIWPFYMAANIDKYYRRAWSGEENVMYEATFRGITYLTSLRPIFENGRVIEVIGSCVDITERKHMETELRETKELLESFINNTTDAICVLDQRFKVISVNSAYEKVFGWKQDELLNRPLPIYPDFLEEHHKEIHNILKAGNQVSGLETVRVRKDGELIHVSVTKTPIKNEKGEIIGFAGITRDITERKRTEELLRKSDKLSVAGQLAAGLAHEIRNPLTSLRGFLQLLQNDMKGKQHYFDIMLSELDRINFIVSEFLVIAKPEAIHYKRSDLINILQTVIALLDTQANLCNVQLILEFESDIPEFVCSEMHLKQLFINLIKNAIEAITKEGQIKITVSMQGSDVIRVRTQDNGCGIPEERVKQLGEPFYTTKEKGTGLGLMMCFKIVEAHKGTMSIQSQIGEGTIIDVFLPTQTILKDMSDFE, from the coding sequence ATGGATATGCTTTCGAGAACGGAACCGTCATTTGCCACGGTATTTGAATTCACAGCCATGGGCATGGCGATTATTTCGCTCAATGGACAATGGATGAAGATGAATAACAGCCTAAGTGCGATTACAGGATATTCGGAAGAAGAATTATTAGATACGGATATAACTTCGATTTTTTTGCCCGAAGAGACCGATAAACTGCTTGGACTTTTAGAACATTTGTTGTCTGGGGAATTGCGCTCTTTTCAGATCGAACAAAGCATGAAATCAAAAGAGGGAACAATCATAAGGGTAGAATGCGGAATTTCGCTAATTAAAAACTCTGACAATGAACCTCTGTATTATATGGCCCAGATGAAAGATCTCTCAAAAAAATCCGAGATGGAACGTAAGCTTGCGGAGAGTGAGCAGCGGTATAATTCATTAATTGAGCATAATCCTGCGGGGATCATAACAAGTGATTTGAATGGTTTGATCATAAGTGTGAATCCTGCGATGGAACGGATTTTGGGTTACACGAAAATGGATATGGTGGGACGGTCCATTCATCATTTCTGGGAACAAGAGGATCAAGTAAGATACCCGACCGCTAGTGTACTCTTGCAAACGGATAATTATATGCTGCGGGTTACGCATAAGAGTGGCGATAAGATTGAATTAGGCTTAAAAAATGTGCCGATTATCGTCAATGGGATAACAGAAGGCGTTTATATAATCGCTAGAGATATCACCCAGCATAATAAAGACCGTGAGTCATTGAGAGTTGCGCAGCAGGACCTGCATGACACCGTTCGCAGACAGCAAGGAATGACCATGAAGTTCAGACAAATGCGAGGGAAATTCATTCATACGTTATGTGATGGTGAACTTCTATATAGGCTCGGCTACAAGCCATCGAATATCCTTGGCAACGGCTTATACGAGATATGGCCATTCTATATGGCAGCCAATATCGATAAGTATTACCGCAGGGCATGGAGCGGGGAAGAAAATGTCATGTATGAAGCCACATTTCGGGGGATTACGTATTTGACATCCTTACGTCCCATTTTTGAAAACGGCCGCGTAATTGAAGTGATCGGTTCATGTGTGGACATAACAGAACGTAAGCATATGGAGACGGAGCTCAGAGAAACGAAGGAGCTGCTGGAATCTTTTATTAATAATACAACAGATGCTATCTGTGTTCTTGATCAACGGTTCAAGGTTATTTCTGTCAATTCCGCCTATGAGAAAGTATTTGGTTGGAAACAGGATGAGCTTCTAAATAGACCATTGCCGATATATCCGGATTTCTTGGAAGAGCATCATAAAGAAATTCATAACATATTGAAAGCAGGTAACCAAGTTTCTGGGTTAGAGACAGTCCGGGTTCGTAAAGATGGAGAGCTCATTCACGTAAGTGTGACCAAAACGCCAATTAAGAATGAAAAAGGCGAGATTATCGGGTTCGCTGGTATTACGCGAGATATTACAGAACGTAAACGAACAGAGGAACTGCTTCGCAAGTCAGATAAGCTCTCCGTCGCAGGACAGTTAGCGGCAGGGCTTGCCCATGAAATCAGGAATCCGCTCACGTCTCTCCGAGGATTCCTACAGCTGCTACAGAACGATATGAAGGGTAAACAGCACTATTTTGACATCATGCTGTCCGAACTGGATCGGATCAATTTTATCGTTAGCGAATTCCTCGTCATTGCGAAACCGGAAGCTATTCACTACAAAAGAAGTGATTTGATAAATATTTTACAAACTGTGATTGCGCTGCTTGATACGCAGGCTAATCTATGCAATGTGCAGCTTATACTCGAATTTGAATCTGATATTCCGGAGTTCGTTTGTTCCGAGATGCATCTTAAGCAATTGTTTATTAATTTGATTAAAAATGCGATAGAAGCCATTACGAAGGAAGGACAAATTAAAATTACCGTTTCCATGCAGGGTAGCGATGTGATACGAGTGAGAACTCAGGACAATGGATGCGGCATCCCTGAGGAGCGGGTCAAGCAATTGGGTGAACCTTTCTATACGACGAAGGAAAAGGGTACAGGACTCGGTCTAATGATGTGTTTCAAAATCGTTGAAGCGCATAAAGGCACAATGTCGATTCAGAGCCAAATTGGAGAAGGAACCATTATTGATGTGTTTTTGCCGACACAGACGATCCTTAAAGACATGAGTGATTTCGAATAG
- a CDS encoding zinc dependent phospholipase C family protein: protein MPNIWTHLIFGQELMNQMGHANMLSDKQLRHVFSLGCQGPDFLFYHNFLPWKKEKKLGELGSLMHTKACGPFLQDLLSHMQGRGLYNPAVVYALGFLTHHILDRNMHPYVFYKSGFKKWDHQRFEIIMDTLIVRSKLGLQTWNTPVWKEIYVGEALPLGIVPALAHAAAIHYPVQASQITEKDWNDAYIDMIRAQRLFHDPKGIKRIFTLGQISPFVYTKHPAPLDYLNEARTVWNCPTSLEETYTYSLWDLWDIAMEDGHIVLQAAIQALQGGTSDDYQAFGEVLGNLSYETGKDCDSGLQITHVQPMI from the coding sequence TTGCCTAACATCTGGACACATCTGATTTTCGGTCAAGAATTAATGAACCAAATGGGGCATGCCAATATGCTGAGTGATAAGCAGCTTCGACATGTTTTCTCCCTTGGCTGTCAAGGACCCGATTTCTTGTTCTATCATAACTTCTTACCTTGGAAAAAAGAAAAGAAACTGGGTGAATTGGGAAGTCTGATGCATACGAAAGCATGTGGGCCGTTCCTCCAGGATCTACTTTCCCATATGCAAGGCAGAGGCTTGTATAATCCCGCTGTTGTTTATGCACTTGGATTCCTTACACACCATATTCTCGACCGGAACATGCATCCTTACGTTTTTTATAAATCAGGCTTCAAGAAATGGGATCACCAACGATTTGAGATTATTATGGACACGCTAATTGTTCGCAGTAAGCTTGGACTACAGACATGGAATACGCCTGTTTGGAAAGAAATATATGTTGGAGAAGCCCTCCCCCTCGGCATCGTTCCTGCCCTTGCTCACGCTGCTGCCATCCACTATCCTGTTCAGGCATCGCAGATTACGGAGAAGGATTGGAATGACGCTTATATCGATATGATCAGGGCTCAACGCTTGTTCCACGACCCGAAAGGAATCAAACGCATATTTACCTTAGGTCAAATATCGCCCTTCGTGTATACCAAGCATCCGGCTCCGCTTGATTATTTAAACGAAGCCAGGACGGTTTGGAATTGTCCTACATCATTAGAAGAAACGTATACATACAGCCTTTGGGACTTATGGGATATCGCGATGGAAGATGGTCACATCGTCCTCCAAGCAGCCATTCAAGCCTTACAAGGAGGTACTTCAGATGATTACCAAGCCTTTGGAGAAGTTCTCGGCAATCTCTCCTATGAAACAGGTAAAGACTGTGATAGCGGACTGCAAATCACTCATGTCCAGCCTATGATTTAA
- a CDS encoding M3 family oligoendopeptidase — protein sequence MKFQEFKYERPDFNAFESKFKELLEGFKQAASFDGQDQAMETIVSLRSELDSMESIARIRHSVDTNDEFYKAEQEYFDEIEPLYQGLITEFYRALIESTYRSELEVKWGKQLFTIAALSLKTFSPEIVEDLVQENKLASEYSKLLASAKLNYAGEERNLSQLVPFQLSTDRKVRKEANDVKYSFFIENEAKLDELYDQLVKIRALIAKKLGYNNFVELAYARLNRSDYNAKDVDVFRNQVLEHIVPVANKLKERQKARIGVDSLHYYDDKFGFASGNATPKGDADWIVEQARKMYAELSPETDEFFTFMIDNGLMDLVAKKGKRVGGYCSYISTYKAPYIFSNFNGTSGDIDVLTHEVGHAFQGYSSREFQVPEYIFPTLEACEIHSMSMEFLAWPWMTLFFEDETDKYKFKHLSESLLFIPYGVAVDEFQHRIYEQPELTPAERKLVWREVERKYLPHRVYEDNDYLDRGGFWQQQAHIYKSPFYYIDYTLAQVCAFQFWKRANENPEQAWEDYLRLCQQGGSRNFTELVQVAKLISPFKDGCVASVIGHIDAWLDQVDDAKL from the coding sequence ATGAAATTTCAAGAATTTAAGTATGAAAGACCAGACTTTAATGCTTTTGAAAGTAAATTTAAGGAGCTTTTAGAGGGATTTAAACAAGCAGCTTCATTTGACGGTCAGGACCAAGCGATGGAAACTATCGTTAGCCTGCGAAGTGAGTTGGACTCCATGGAATCTATTGCGCGGATTCGTCACAGTGTGGATACAAACGATGAATTTTACAAGGCGGAACAAGAGTATTTCGATGAAATTGAGCCATTATATCAAGGCCTGATTACCGAGTTTTATAGAGCTCTAATCGAATCCACCTATCGATCGGAATTAGAAGTTAAATGGGGGAAGCAGCTATTCACAATTGCCGCCTTATCGTTGAAAACGTTTTCGCCTGAAATAGTTGAAGATCTCGTACAAGAAAACAAACTGGCTAGTGAATATTCGAAGCTGCTTGCTTCTGCCAAGCTCAATTATGCAGGGGAAGAACGAAATTTATCCCAACTCGTGCCTTTTCAATTATCAACAGACCGAAAAGTCCGTAAAGAAGCGAATGATGTGAAATATAGCTTTTTTATCGAGAATGAAGCGAAATTGGATGAACTGTATGATCAATTAGTGAAGATTCGAGCTCTTATCGCTAAAAAGCTCGGATACAACAATTTCGTTGAACTTGCGTATGCTCGTTTGAACCGCTCTGATTATAATGCCAAAGACGTGGACGTATTTAGGAATCAAGTTCTTGAACACATCGTACCGGTTGCAAACAAACTAAAGGAACGGCAGAAAGCTAGAATTGGTGTAGACTCGCTGCACTATTACGACGACAAATTTGGTTTCGCCTCAGGGAATGCGACGCCGAAAGGCGATGCGGATTGGATTGTGGAACAAGCTCGCAAGATGTATGCAGAGCTATCCCCGGAAACGGATGAGTTCTTTACCTTCATGATTGATAACGGTTTGATGGATCTAGTAGCTAAGAAGGGAAAACGCGTAGGGGGTTATTGCTCTTATATTAGTACATACAAAGCACCTTACATTTTCTCTAACTTTAACGGAACTTCTGGGGACATTGATGTCTTAACGCATGAAGTAGGCCATGCTTTCCAGGGCTATAGCAGCCGAGAATTTCAAGTCCCAGAGTACATATTCCCAACCTTGGAAGCCTGTGAAATCCACTCCATGAGCATGGAGTTTCTCGCTTGGCCGTGGATGACGTTGTTCTTCGAGGACGAGACAGATAAGTATAAATTCAAGCATCTTAGTGAGTCGCTCTTATTCATACCTTATGGTGTTGCGGTAGATGAGTTTCAACATCGGATTTATGAACAGCCAGAACTGACACCCGCAGAGCGTAAGCTAGTTTGGCGTGAGGTTGAACGCAAATATTTGCCGCATCGTGTCTACGAAGATAACGACTATTTGGATAGAGGGGGCTTTTGGCAGCAGCAGGCCCACATTTACAAAAGCCCATTTTACTACATTGATTACACTCTGGCGCAAGTGTGTGCGTTTCAATTCTGGAAACGAGCTAATGAAAATCCGGAGCAAGCTTGGGAAGATTACTTAAGACTTTGTCAGCAAGGCGGAAGCCGGAATTTCACGGAGCTTGTCCAAGTCGCGAAGCTAATTTCACCTTTCAAAGATGGCTGTGTGGCTTCGGTCATTGGTCATATCGATGCATGGCTTGATCAGGTTGATGATGCTAAGCTTTAA
- a CDS encoding YciI family protein produces MSDNKEFIYVLRLKPAFLDRSIWTEREDKIVEEHFQYLLQLKEEGELILAGRTQTFDEKTFGIVILKVDNELEATLIMEQDPAVANQLMSSELFPYSIAVM; encoded by the coding sequence ATGAGCGACAATAAAGAATTTATTTATGTCTTACGATTAAAACCTGCTTTTCTAGACCGCAGTATTTGGACAGAAAGAGAAGATAAAATCGTGGAAGAGCACTTTCAATACCTTTTACAATTGAAAGAGGAGGGGGAGCTTATTTTAGCAGGAAGAACACAAACTTTTGACGAAAAAACATTTGGCATTGTTATTCTGAAGGTGGATAATGAATTAGAAGCTACACTGATTATGGAACAAGACCCTGCTGTCGCTAATCAACTTATGTCCAGTGAATTGTTTCCTTACAGTATTGCTGTTATGTAA
- a CDS encoding uracil-DNA glycosylase: MNHLTNDWASLLKAEFEEPYFHALQKFLNDEYTTQTIFPEQSEIYRALHLTSYTNTKVVILGQDPYHGRGQAHGLSFSVKPGIPTPPSLQNMYKELQSDLGCYIPDNGYLKTWAEQGVLLLNTVLTVRADMPNSHKGKGWERFTDKIIMTLSDREKPIIFVLWGSHAQAKQRLINTTRHVIIKSVHPSPLSSYRGFFGSKPFSQVNAYLRDLGSSEIDWQIPNLLVKERD, encoded by the coding sequence ATGAACCATTTAACGAACGACTGGGCTTCTTTGTTGAAAGCAGAGTTTGAAGAACCCTATTTTCATGCTTTGCAAAAATTTCTTAATGATGAATATACGACACAAACCATATTTCCAGAACAAAGTGAAATTTATCGTGCACTTCATTTAACATCTTATACGAATACCAAGGTAGTTATTTTGGGACAAGATCCCTATCACGGGAGAGGCCAAGCCCATGGCCTCAGTTTTTCCGTTAAACCGGGTATACCGACGCCGCCATCTTTGCAAAATATGTATAAAGAATTACAGTCTGATCTTGGCTGCTATATCCCTGATAACGGCTACTTGAAGACTTGGGCAGAACAAGGCGTGCTGCTGTTGAACACCGTTCTAACGGTCAGAGCAGACATGCCGAATTCGCATAAGGGTAAAGGCTGGGAACGTTTTACAGACAAAATCATAATGACGTTAAGTGATCGGGAGAAGCCGATCATTTTTGTGCTATGGGGGAGTCATGCACAGGCCAAGCAGCGTCTAATCAATACAACGAGGCATGTAATCATAAAATCCGTTCATCCAAGTCCGCTTTCTTCGTATCGCGGCTTTTTTGGCAGTAAACCTTTTTCACAAGTGAATGCCTATCTTAGAGATCTTGGGAGTTCGGAAATTGATTGGCAAATACCCAATTTATTGGTAAAGGAGCGGGATTGA
- a CDS encoding type IA DNA topoisomerase translates to MKTLIIAEKPDMGRNIAAAIEPKAKNLRSHLEGEQYIITWAIGHLIELAEPDQYDDKYKKWNINHLPIIPDEFKLIPNPRTYDQLKVIAELAKKCDMLVNACDAGREGQHIFSLIQRHLGLKQPVKRLWISDLTSETIRNGFATLKDGAEYENLTRAARSRSEADWLIGMNGSRAFTTKHNVLLSVGRVQTPVLALIYDRQKQIEAFSSLKFYELEGHFTQGETMYRGMWQGERLTDGPKVEALAAKVKGKPARIISYEVKETKEYPFKLYDLTLLQREANGKYAFSAKKTLDTAQALYEKHKVISYPRTNSNYVTEQNIPEMHKSLSALQGTAYHDLVQGANRNLVHKNNKFICNPSKVEDHHAILPTNRKASGLSPDEQKLYDLIVRRFLSQFYPPAEYKVHTVMTEVEQEMFKTTVKELLQLGWKVIYADQKKEKAKSTKGKEKEEEEDEEVEVNEPFSIDPQGNVLCHDAIVKEKDTQPPKHFNEGTLLKAMESAGKQIEDEELRDAMKDSGLGTPATRAATIERLKKVGYIDMQGKKIVLTQKGRTVVELIRGAGIELLTSPEMTGQWERRLNEISRGTASDEQFMHNVKRFATLIVDKVRVQARASKTAFEGETPPASAPKRGSARSSAASSAGGTKTAAAAKKAAPAKQTDGASTFLATCPRPGCGGSLFMGRKGYGCSHYKEGCKFVIWKESFGRNLTDAQVQALVNKGKTTKLKLVLADGTAADGRIVLRNIDTGELGTETE, encoded by the coding sequence TTGAAGACATTAATTATTGCGGAAAAACCCGATATGGGACGTAATATAGCCGCCGCAATAGAGCCCAAAGCCAAAAATCTCAGGTCACATCTAGAAGGTGAGCAGTACATCATCACCTGGGCGATTGGACACTTAATTGAGTTGGCTGAACCTGATCAATATGATGATAAATATAAAAAATGGAATATCAATCACCTGCCGATTATTCCAGATGAATTTAAACTGATTCCAAACCCACGTACTTACGATCAGCTTAAGGTGATTGCCGAGCTTGCGAAGAAATGCGACATGCTTGTTAATGCGTGCGATGCGGGGAGGGAAGGGCAGCATATCTTCTCACTTATTCAGCGGCATCTAGGACTGAAGCAGCCTGTTAAACGTCTTTGGATTTCCGATTTAACCTCGGAGACGATTCGTAATGGCTTCGCAACATTAAAGGACGGTGCTGAGTACGAGAATTTAACACGCGCCGCGCGCTCTCGGAGTGAGGCAGACTGGCTAATCGGCATGAATGGCTCTCGTGCATTCACAACGAAGCATAACGTATTGCTTTCCGTTGGACGTGTTCAAACGCCGGTTCTAGCGCTTATTTATGACCGTCAGAAGCAGATTGAAGCCTTCTCTTCACTCAAATTTTATGAGCTGGAGGGGCACTTTACACAAGGCGAAACGATGTATAGAGGCATGTGGCAGGGTGAGCGTCTGACGGACGGACCTAAGGTCGAGGCACTTGCTGCCAAGGTCAAAGGGAAACCAGCACGAATTATTTCTTATGAAGTGAAAGAGACGAAGGAATACCCGTTCAAATTGTATGACTTGACGCTGCTGCAGCGTGAGGCGAATGGGAAATACGCCTTCTCAGCGAAGAAGACGCTGGATACGGCTCAGGCTCTCTACGAGAAGCATAAGGTCATTTCCTATCCGAGAACCAATTCCAACTATGTGACTGAGCAAAATATTCCGGAGATGCACAAGTCCTTATCCGCCTTACAAGGAACGGCTTATCATGACCTTGTGCAAGGGGCAAACCGTAATCTGGTGCACAAAAATAACAAGTTTATTTGCAATCCGAGCAAAGTTGAAGATCACCATGCCATCCTTCCGACGAATCGCAAAGCATCGGGACTAAGTCCGGATGAACAGAAATTATACGATTTGATTGTAAGACGTTTTTTATCCCAGTTCTATCCACCGGCTGAGTATAAGGTTCATACGGTTATGACCGAGGTAGAACAAGAAATGTTTAAAACCACGGTTAAAGAGTTGCTCCAATTAGGCTGGAAGGTTATCTATGCCGATCAGAAAAAAGAAAAGGCGAAGAGCACGAAGGGCAAGGAGAAGGAAGAGGAAGAAGACGAAGAGGTTGAAGTCAACGAGCCTTTCTCCATCGATCCACAAGGGAATGTCCTTTGTCATGACGCGATCGTAAAGGAAAAAGATACGCAGCCTCCTAAGCATTTTAACGAAGGAACGCTGCTCAAAGCCATGGAAAGCGCCGGCAAGCAGATTGAGGATGAGGAGCTTCGAGATGCGATGAAGGATTCGGGGCTCGGCACTCCGGCAACTCGCGCAGCGACCATCGAGCGTCTGAAGAAAGTTGGCTACATCGACATGCAGGGCAAGAAAATCGTCTTGACCCAGAAGGGGCGAACGGTTGTTGAATTAATCCGCGGCGCGGGCATTGAGCTTCTGACTTCACCTGAGATGACAGGGCAATGGGAGCGCAGGCTGAATGAAATCTCCCGCGGTACGGCTTCGGACGAGCAGTTTATGCATAATGTCAAAAGATTCGCAACCCTGATCGTCGATAAGGTCCGCGTGCAGGCTAGAGCTTCTAAAACAGCTTTCGAAGGCGAAACGCCTCCGGCCAGTGCACCCAAACGCGGTTCTGCACGATCGAGTGCGGCTTCATCTGCTGGTGGGACTAAGACGGCAGCTGCAGCTAAGAAAGCGGCTCCTGCTAAACAAACAGATGGAGCTAGTACGTTCTTAGCGACATGCCCAAGACCAGGGTGCGGAGGCTCCCTTTTCATGGGTCGTAAAGGGTACGGCTGCTCGCACTATAAGGAAGGCTGCAAATTCGTCATCTGGAAAGAAAGCTTTGGCCGGAATTTAACAGACGCTCAGGTTCAGGCGCTTGTAAATAAAGGGAAAACGACGAAGCTGAAGCTCGTACTTGCTGATGGTACTGCGGCGGATGGACGAATCGTACTGAGAAATATCGATACAGGAGAGCTCGGTACGGAGACGGAGTGA
- a CDS encoding glycosyltransferase family 4 protein → MHILIIAPEQIPVPPPVGGSVEHCIYQIAKKISSKHTVTIISRLRSNYPKTSRLGHITILRVPGGNKQAYLSNVLKTVKGHRFDRIQIDNRPRFVHAVRRVFPHTPISVFLHSTTFISPPMTSKKQAAYDLSAANRIIGNSLSLQNHLKRTFPRIRHKVRYVHLGVDLTQFRPRKKKEYSTSGRRPFVILFAGRLIPRKGLPVLMKATQIVRKSIPSARLHIAGGTGKPGYKQYLRQLASSLRIPVTFKGYVSRSQMPRFYQSGDCFVCPSQGHEAFGLVNVEAMASGIPAIASRNGGIPEIIRHEHNGLLVTKYRSPEAFAKEIMKLAKDPSKAKRLAKQARKDVIRKFSWRATASKLERIYTTKNPT, encoded by the coding sequence ATGCATATTCTGATTATTGCTCCGGAACAAATCCCCGTCCCTCCTCCCGTCGGAGGCTCTGTGGAGCATTGTATATACCAAATTGCTAAAAAAATATCATCGAAGCATACCGTGACTATAATAAGTCGACTGCGCTCTAACTACCCGAAGACAAGCAGATTAGGTCATATCACGATTCTTCGAGTACCAGGTGGCAATAAACAAGCTTATTTATCTAATGTACTTAAGACTGTCAAAGGGCATCGTTTCGATAGGATTCAAATCGATAATCGCCCTAGATTTGTGCATGCCGTGAGAAGAGTATTCCCACATACGCCTATCTCTGTTTTTTTGCATTCAACGACGTTCATCTCCCCGCCGATGACATCCAAGAAACAAGCTGCTTACGATCTCAGTGCGGCTAATCGTATTATTGGTAATAGCCTTTCGCTCCAAAATCACCTGAAACGAACATTCCCAAGAATCCGCCATAAGGTACGTTACGTTCATCTAGGCGTTGATCTCACTCAATTCCGTCCTCGTAAAAAGAAAGAGTATTCTACTAGTGGTCGCCGTCCATTTGTCATTCTTTTTGCAGGCAGGTTGATTCCAAGGAAAGGCCTTCCCGTATTGATGAAAGCTACACAGATCGTTAGAAAATCTATCCCTTCAGCTAGGCTTCATATTGCCGGTGGAACTGGTAAGCCAGGTTACAAGCAATATTTGAGACAATTAGCTTCATCCCTTCGAATCCCAGTAACGTTCAAGGGTTACGTTTCACGAAGTCAAATGCCTCGTTTCTATCAATCCGGTGATTGTTTCGTCTGTCCGTCTCAAGGTCATGAAGCGTTTGGCTTAGTGAATGTGGAAGCGATGGCATCCGGCATTCCAGCGATCGCCTCCAGAAATGGCGGGATTCCTGAAATTATTCGGCATGAGCATAACGGACTTTTAGTGACGAAATATCGAAGTCCAGAAGCTTTTGCCAAAGAAATTATGAAACTAGCCAAAGACCCATCTAAAGCCAAAAGACTGGCTAAGCAAGCCCGAAAAGATGTAATTAGAAAATTTAGTTGGCGAGCCACAGCAAGCAAATTAGAAAGAATTTATACAACGAAAAATCCCACGTAG
- a CDS encoding YheC/YheD family protein — protein sequence MSMNRARTVGSKWVKTKVLLLNKELRKFVPETRIYNQTNLLAMLNKYKMVYVKPINGSFGQGVIRVEKNKSYRFQSGKTLRSYRTFLGLFTALNKAKLTRSYLVQQGIHLLTHQKRIFDTRIMVQKSPKKTWEATGYIGRVAHPRKIVTNFHNSGKPLPLELLLAPYLKNQRKDDYIKSLRHLGYRIAKQYQKVYPGFKEIGVDIGIDKNLKPWVLEVNTAPDPFIFNQLKDKKMFFKVLHYSRVNGRFLRRKR from the coding sequence ATGTCAATGAATCGAGCTCGAACAGTAGGCAGCAAATGGGTCAAGACGAAAGTTCTCTTATTAAACAAAGAACTTCGCAAATTTGTTCCGGAAACTAGAATCTACAATCAAACGAACCTACTTGCCATGTTAAATAAGTATAAAATGGTTTATGTTAAGCCAATCAACGGTTCTTTCGGACAGGGCGTTATTCGTGTAGAGAAAAATAAGTCTTATCGATTTCAATCCGGTAAAACATTAAGATCCTATCGAACTTTTTTAGGCCTATTCACTGCGCTAAACAAAGCCAAGTTAACTAGATCCTATTTGGTTCAGCAAGGCATACATCTCTTAACGCACCAAAAAAGAATATTCGACACCCGCATTATGGTTCAAAAAAGCCCTAAGAAAACTTGGGAAGCTACTGGTTATATTGGTCGAGTTGCTCATCCGCGCAAAATAGTAACGAACTTTCATAATAGCGGCAAACCGCTGCCATTAGAATTATTACTTGCTCCCTACTTAAAGAATCAGAGAAAAGATGATTATATCAAAAGCTTGCGACATCTAGGATATCGAATCGCAAAACAATACCAGAAAGTTTATCCGGGATTTAAAGAAATCGGAGTAGATATCGGTATCGATAAAAATTTAAAACCATGGGTCCTAGAAGTAAACACAGCGCCTGATCCCTTTATATTTAACCAATTAAAAGATAAAAAAATGTTCTTCAAAGTACTTCATTATTCGAGAGTGAACGGCCGATTTTTACGCCGAAAACGTTAA
- a CDS encoding DedA family protein, with amino-acid sequence MNHHTMINLITHYGYPGIFLLLFIGIVGIPLPVEIILLGAGYIALKANLHIGGIIGFAWLGACAGMTLNYLLGQSIGLKRISKVTKWIKLSEIRLEKWAEHFKKHGAILLLVGYYVAGLRHAAPFIAGATKMRFVKFMSISYIGALAWILVIVLLGQKLGKAWHHIYAQFHHPIWVVVAAIIIGLGLLTKMMARQRRLTS; translated from the coding sequence ATGAATCATCATACGATGATCAATTTAATCACCCATTATGGGTATCCGGGTATATTTTTGTTGCTTTTCATTGGGATAGTTGGCATACCGCTTCCGGTTGAGATTATACTACTGGGGGCAGGGTATATCGCATTAAAAGCTAATCTTCATATAGGTGGTATCATCGGCTTTGCTTGGCTTGGTGCTTGTGCAGGGATGACACTGAATTACCTGCTTGGACAAAGCATTGGTTTGAAGCGTATCAGCAAGGTTACCAAGTGGATTAAGCTTTCCGAGATCAGATTAGAAAAGTGGGCAGAACATTTTAAAAAGCATGGTGCTATTTTACTCTTAGTTGGCTATTATGTAGCTGGACTGAGACATGCCGCTCCTTTCATTGCAGGGGCTACGAAAATGCGGTTCGTAAAATTCATGAGTATCTCATACATTGGCGCATTGGCTTGGATTTTGGTTATTGTTCTTCTTGGTCAAAAGCTTGGTAAAGCGTGGCATCACATCTATGCACAATTCCATCATCCAATTTGGGTTGTTGTCGCGGCTATTATTATAGGTCTTGGCTTGTTAACAAAAATGATGGCACGCCAGCGCCGATTAACTTCATAA